Within the Emys orbicularis isolate rEmyOrb1 chromosome 5, rEmyOrb1.hap1, whole genome shotgun sequence genome, the region TCAgccacaaaatgtaaaaaaaaccaaaaccaaacaaacctacAAGCACTTACCAGCAGTTGCTGAGGCCATTCGAGGAACAGAAAGAGGAACAACCACAGTCATCCTCTGTACCTCCATGATGGTTGCCTCTGTGAAGGACATATGAGCCTTGTCAGTGAGAGAAGGAGCTCTGTCATGCCCGATGAccacttcaatttctgcatgaaCCTTTTCTATGCAAAAGAAGGGAGGAGTAAAGAGAAACATTAAAACTAGGAGCAAAGGCACTACGCACTTTCAGATTTACATTACACTCCATCGTAATATAGTTGAGGAAAACTATGAGTACTGATAATAGGATGGCTAGAGACTTTCACTTCTAGGCAGCCAAGGGCATAGGAGTTTTCTAATGACAGTTCAGAGGTTGCTGGTCCTTTAAAGGGAGTCTGTGCCCAGACTACCCACGAGGAACTAAATTAAAGAGCCCATCTGGCTAATGAGCACCTGGGCCAATAAAAGGTCATCAGAACTCAGTTACAGGTAGATGCTCACAGAGAGAGAACCTCTCCTAAAGGAAAGGAGCTTCCAGGACTGAGAACCACAGGCCCCCAGGAGGAGGGCTGTGCAACCCCGAGACCAGGGaaagagcccttttaaaatccaAAATAATCTGGAACTAAActacaaccccaggagggggattGTGTCTTATACCCATGTGGGCTGCGTGAGGTCTTAAATGGCCCTCAGAGAAATGCAACCAAGGCAGGGAGTGCCTGCAGAGCTACACTAGCTCAGCAGGGGTGCTCCAGGGCAGGCATGCCCCATGACAACTAGTACCAAAAGTGGGATTCTGagactccccttctcccccggcCCTCCCATCAAGGAGGGATGACCAGGCACAGACACCTTCCTTAGCTGCAAGATGATTACCTTCCTTTACTGGCATATGGAGGGGCAGCCATGGCTGTTGGGGTTCCACTTCCAGTATACGAGTACCTGAGTAGCAGCAGTAGCCCTCTCAGATACACAGCAGACCTCTGTAGTAATGGACTGGGGTTCTACTTCCTTAAATCCAAAAATCAACTTGAACTAAAGTCTCTCCCTTTGGGCCTGCAGTTCTCAGTCCTGGCCTCTCTGGCACTCTACTTGGCTCAGGGATTGCACAGCCTTCCTCAGAGTTGTGGGGTAATGGTTTAACAAAACACAACACCCATTACCAGTACACAAAAATCTGATCAGCCGCACTGTTGGAAAGAGTTTCTACGCACTCTTTCCTCCTTGCCTCATCTCACCCAACCTACCAAAGGATAAATGAAAGCCGACTCTCTATTCTATCCTACCCTGTCATGTATATTAGGCCCAAAGTAATGGAGGAAGGTGAAAGCTCCTTCTTTCAACCTATTTTTAGCATTTCATTGAGGGCTCATCATATAGTATTAAGTTCATTACAGCAGCATTCACTAGGTGCTTTCCACCCAGCTATGAAGatggagaccctgccccaaagaactctcAATCTAAAAAGACAAGCAAAAGATGAAGGGCAGGCCAGAGGGGGAAAATATCCAAACTgggtgggttgtttgttttttaagtaataGCTAATATTAGTTATCCACAACTTCCCTGGAAACCCTGTGCCTGTAGTGGTTGTTCTGCTTGCCAGTTCTACCTTTCAGCATTAGACCTGCCAGCTCCTCAACAGCGATTTAAGGTTAATTATCTGCTCAGTCAGCATAAGAAAAAGTTCTGTGTATTACCACAAAGGCAGGGAAAGGGATTCAGCAATCGTCACTTGCTAAACAGACATATGCTGCCATCTATGGATTTGCTAAGGAAATTTCTGCTCAAATGAGgaacacaaagtaaacaaacttctttACAGTGATGACAGTGGGTTACCCATTTGCCTGTTTACAATACCAGAGTTGCTTTTCTGTCTACACACACTAGGTCACCAAAGTGTTGTATCCCCATGATGCAGTCTGTAGGATCCTGCAGAGATTTGTGGGACTGTAATAAAACTACCTACATGCTTTGCTGTTTGCACTGCTGACTGCAAGGTGCAAGATTTCTTGACTTTTTAGCTAATAGCATGTCTAGACTGCTACATTATCTTtgcttagttaaaaaaaaaaaaaaaaaaagcagtaattaAAAGTCCCTCAGATCCTGGACAAATATACTTATCTTTGGAATTCAGATAGGACTGGAGCCCAGTTAGTTTTGATCATGTatgtctctttcctttctctctctccctcctcccccatgcctcTCCCTCTTTAGCGCCCACAAGAGCTAAAAGTGGGGCTCCTTCTTCCAGCAAGTAGCGAGACCAACTATTTCTTCCCACCTTGCCTCCCTTCTAGCCCAGCTTCTTCCTTGGCAGGAAGAGTTTGCCCCCAGCAAGTGCTTCTTCTGTGAACTGCCTGACCACTTCCTCATAAGAGCTGAAGAAGCCTCATGGCCAGGAACAAGAGGTGGCACAACAAGACTCCCAGGCAGGCCACATGAAAGCAGAGAAAAATATTATGATGTATAAAGTATGGGATGGCAGATCACACTGGTAAGGAGATAGTGCTGTTATATAAATCAATGTTTCACACTCCCCTGGAATACTACgctcagttctggtcacctcatctcaaaacaGCAGAAAGAGATGGGGTTCAAAGACAAGTGACAAAAATGGTTCAAATCAAcagcaaaaaagagaaaaattactAGCATGTGTAAGTGGAGAAAGAAGCTAAAGACACGAAACTCACAAACACCTTCTAAACCCCAACCCATGAAGTGGATTTTAGAATGTTTTTCATTCATATTATTGCTCTGTTAGCCGAAGTGGTAAAAATACTCCAACtcctattagagagacaaagttgggtgaggaaatatcttttattggacagatttctgttggtgaaagagagatgcTTTCATgaggcactgctgctgatccctgtcgtaccccttctcctgcattccCTGAGCAATTTGCTTTCAGATGTTCACATTTCTACAGCTGGTTTGTAGCTGTGCCTGCAGAGTCTTTTTTCCCCAGAGGCTCaagagatccaatatctcctgtttACTCCAGGACAGAGCATGTCTAGAGCATgcagctggcatggtcagctggggagttgcacacaacaatggagaacTGCTAGATGTACTCACCAACTTccaagctggacaatcaggaaaatgCGTTTAAAAATTTTGTAGGGCTTTAAGGGGGCAATTTCCAGTCCCCGTGAGCCCTCGGCAGTGGAGTTCAGAATTGCGACCAGAGCAGTCAGTattaggcattgtgggacagctgctggaggactattAAGGTCAACATAGGTAACACAATGGCTTGGGCGAGCCCCGGGCCATCCCGTTTTTACTTtaagaaatatggtcaccctagaaaaGAGTTTGTCCCTAGGTGATACAGTGTTTGGCTGTTCCTGTTCCAATCTAACAACAGGCAATAAAATGGTGTTTTAAATTAGCACTGAGTGAACTCATTTATCTCCAGAATGCTGAACTGCTGTCCTATTGTACAATCTTTGCCCGAAGAAGATTTATGATTGAGTTTGGAGAATAAACTATTACCTTGACCTTTTTAAAGAGATTACTCTAGATTAGGAGGCACTGACAGAAGTGTTGTAGGCAGTACTTACTACAGCCACGTCACAGTGCCTCGTACTTGAAACCTTCTTTGTCTAGTAGATATTGCagctcgggctctgaaacctAGAGGGGGGATTCCCGGCCAAAACATCAATGTATCCAAGTTTGACATGTCAACTAGCTGCAATACGTGCCTTAGATACATATCTAGAAAATTTAGGTGGCAAATGCACAGTATGGCAGGGATTGCGTGGGCAACATTAATGCCATTTGGGGTACTTACGTTTTTCGGGGGAGGGCTTGTATTTGATTTTCATTACATATATAATAAAACTAGGATATTGAGGTGCTCTACTAAGTATTAGCCCTTTAAGTTACTTATACCTGTTTATAACTTTAATTTCAGATTAACACAATTTTGGGTTACTTGCCTGTCTGCCTTCCTGATAAAATACAGCACTATATAAAAACAACAACGCAGTCTTGTAGTCCAGTGTAGAATAAATACGGTTAGAAAAGTCTCATTTACCTTGTACTTCTGGGTGGAGCGACATATAGAGCAGACACCAGAGCAGTGTGTTGGCAGTGGTGTCAGTACCTGCGATGAAGAGGTCACCAATGATAAAAAACAGGTAGTCTTCGTTAAAGCTGCTCTCACTGTTgctctttctctcctcttccaCTTGGAGGAGATACATATCAATGAAGTCCCTGGGATTTTCTCTATCCAGGGTGTCCCTGTGCTGTGCAATTATTTTCTTTAGAAAAGCTGTGACATCAAACTCAATTTGTCTCAGTTCTCTGAAAGGGCCAAAGGGAAGATAATACAGCCAAGGACAAATGTTGACCAGAAGTACATGGCTGTTTACACTTATCTCTAGCGCACGTGACATGAGACTTAGCATGGTCTTAAACTCAACGTCTTCATAGTCAAAGCGCCTGCCAAAGGCCATAGAACAGATAACATTGGACACAGAGTTGCTGATAATAGGAAAGGGGTTAAATGGATCCTTTCCATATCTTAGCATTTCTTCCTTCACATACTTCAGTTCTTCAATGATTTTGGGTTCCAGGCTATGCTTTCCTAATCCAAAATGACGAAGAGTTGAGTGAGAAAACTTCCTCTGTTGTCTCCATACCGGGCCATATGGTGCAAAAACGAcacctgggggggcggggagggaattaaaaaaaaaagtgaatcccAAACTGAGCAGCTATATTCTCAAGGTGAcatatttatttcccccccccccaaaaaaaaccaacctcagAACCAAATCAGGAACTTTCCAAAAAGGAAGGAGAGTCATGTGATCAAGGCACAGAACTAGGAGCCAGAGAAAGATGACTCTGTTCCAGCTCTATCTAAGACTTCTTACATGGCCTTGGGCAACGCTCTACCTCagttttccaatctgtaaaatggctaCCTCGACAGGCTTAATGTTTGAAATACGTTTTGAGATCCTCAGTTGGAAGGCACTATAGAACTATTATTGCTTACCGTCTTGTAAGCATGTCACAGGAATGTCAAGTTTTGGACATACGTTAGCAGTAACCCtttaaacaaatggaaaaaaaaaaaaaaaaaggaacctcCTACACAAATGCCATGAGCAAGATGGAGATAACCAAATACTCAAACACAGTTTGTTCTGCACTGTGACATTACAGGATGACTCTCTCCACGGACCACACCTCCCAGTACTGTCTGTGTGCATGCAACTCCCATGAAAGAGAAAATTCAAGTTGACCCTTACATTTTTATGAAACAATTAGGCAACAGGATATAAAAGCTACAGACAGACTGGGAAGGTGACTATATATTTAAAACTTCTGGGTAAAAACACCCTTGGATTTGCATCCGTAGGGAGTTTTCAAAACTTTAGACACACATTCTCCATGGGTGTTTCGTATTATGAAGTCTACCCCGAGtcaatattttaaacttttttgttcATGGGCTTCTTTGGAGTCAACTATAAATATTAATTTACATGCAAATAGATACATCTTGTTGTATTTGACAATAGTACTATAAATGTGTACAGTGTCTAactatataaacaaaacaaaaaaccacctaGCTACAGTGATTTAACCAAATTCATCTAAACCTGATCAGAGTAACTTGGAAACGTATTTTAAGCCATCAGAGCAAGAACCAATATTTTAGTGCTACTTATGGTGAACTCACGTTATGTTTCCTTAGGAAGAGCAGCTTGTTTCACAAAAGCGACAGGACAGCTACATCTCACCATTAATGGTAagtttcaaagatttttttttttaattaattgatttGTGAAAGGCAGTTTGATAAGAGCTTAATGCCTAATCTAACATATGGCCAGATAACAGAACACAAGAGAGAAACTCAGTGGCCATTAGAAATTGGTAACAGAAAGATATGTCTTCTTGATACTGGATAGGCATCCACATTTTGATAAAAGGACCTAATAGTCAAAACATGAAAATGAGTTATAACACTAAAATAAATCCAGAAAAGTTATTTAAAAGAGTGGGTATAATAATGTACAAGGGTAGTATATGCCAAAGAGAATGTAAACTATTCAGGGTCAGGACAATCTAAGAGATATGGAAGGGCAAAATAAAGATTGGTATGTGGTCTTCATGATTAGATTTTTCTGACTTAATTATCTATTAAAGTGACTGTATTAGGTTGAAAAATCTGAATACATTGTTTAGTTCCAAAGGTCTTGAAAAGAGTATTATGATCAGTCCTTGATTAAGAAGAAAGTCACTGCATTATACCAACTGAGTGAACAGGTATTCAAATGAAGCTCATTTTGTCTCCATATATATATGCCCTGAAGGACAGCGTCTCAGCAATACATTTTCTGTACAgaacacttttttgtttttgttggttttcttAGCTTGTCAGATTACCCACCCCAGGACAGTGTTTCTACGTAGCAGCAGTAACATCAACTGGGACAAGTGAAAAATTAAGGCACATATGATATTGAAATTGGCCAAGAACATATTAATCATTCCAGTGAAAAAGAACACTTCTATCTTGGCCTAAAGCAAGTACtacaacaaaaccaaaccacaatTCAGCACAACCTTTTCCTGCCTCCAGAAGGGGGAAGAGTAGTTTCAGGACATGAATACCATCCACAGGAGAAGACAGCCTCATCATCTTTTAAGGGAGCAAACTCCCTTCAATTTATGCATTAAAAGCTGAGCTGGCGAACTAAGACTGTCCCAATTTCAtattatagtagaacctcagagttaggaactgaccagtcaaccatacatctcatttggaactggaagtacgcaatcaggcagcagcacaaaCAAAAACGTACTGTGTTTAACGtaagctactaaaaaaaaaaaaatgaagtgaaggcagcatttttcttctgcatagtaaaatttcaaagctgtatgaagtcaatgttcagttgtaaacttttgaaagaacaccataacattttgttcagagttatgaacaacctccattcccaaaactctgaggttttactggaAAAGTCTTTTCAGACATGGTTCCATAGAGAAGACTGTCATATGAGATCATCAAAATCATGGAACTCCCAGCTCATTTGGGAGCACTGACAACTAGCTTACTATAGGCAGAAACTAACAAACAGAGATGGAGAAATAGATTAAAAAGGAGAAAGAAGCACTAGGTTAGAGCAACAACGGAGATCAGAGAAGAAACTTGAATCCATTGGCTGAGTGCCAGGTAACAATAAAGAGGAGTAATTGgacacttttgtttattaacagAATGTCATTGAAAAAAGAAGCTAGGGAAAACAGCACTTGCTCTGTACATGAGCTGAGAGCCAAGTGGACCCAGGAATGGGTATATACAAGGAAGAATTTGAAGAAGCCATAAAAGTGCATCAAGCAACGAGAATGagaccagggctttggagtggagcccggagcaatggagctgcaggtttttgcctggagctggaacgGAGCCGGAGCACAGAAAATCTTGACtgctccagttttttttttttccattttcaatccAAAATGAATGATATTTAGCAAAAAAGTCCTAAAGGTGCCAAAAAGTTTCAGATTGTATAACAATTGATATTAACATCTACTTTACCACTTTACGTAATATGTCACAGTTATTCTCACTTCAGCCGAAATCAAGATTTAATGTACAGATACAAAATTATAAAGTTTTTTGGAGATATGTTTTATTAAAGAATCAGATAATTATCAGACATCTGGCAACACTGCAGACTGCTCCCACCCTTGTGCGTACTCGCGTAGATTAGTATGTGTTGATACTTCTTTTGTAAGGGTTGATCAACGAGACGCACTGAGTGCTGCGATTACGGAAAAGTGTGACGCAAGATGCAACATTTGAGATATTACAAACAGatatattgcaaaaaaaaatgtttttgtttattgATGTATTAAGATATCGCAAGAGATATTAACCACTTAAGCTCATTTCTCACACGGGCTCCCGTTACATTTGTTCATTTGTACATGCTCCCGTATCACTCTGGTGGACTTATTTTATAAGTcatctgttcaactgtcttttgGTAGCGttgtttgtaattttaaatttACTGAAAAAGTCGCGTGCAGCAGGCATGTAAATATACAGTAAACATTTTTGCATAAACTAGGAGTGATTTTTGTGATATATCCAGAGTGATTGGAAAATGTCCAACACAACTTTGGGGTGAATCCTTAGGTCATTTTAAGAAAAAACGTTTTTGTGAACACGTGTCCTAAAATTCTTCTTAAGGGAGCTACAGTCCCTTCAAGGAGGTGACGAAAAGTTAATTTCTGATTAATATCTCAAAAACACTTTAATATAAAGTAATGAAATTATGTCTGTGTCTTAGCGTTAGTATGTGCTACCATATTACAttatccaaaattatttaaaccaCAGGCGTCCCGAACTGGCGGTTggtcatttttatttcatatttcaagAAAGGCTTGTCGTCGACTGCCCCGGCTACGAGCGGTAATATTATGTTCCATAATAAGTTAATAATTTTTggttattattcattattacatttaaaat harbors:
- the LOC135879433 gene encoding cytochrome P450 2U1 yields the protein MACAGLAGWPWPLRDPVCCALLVAAGLLLGLYWLLSRPSRGLPPGPSPWPLVGNFGFALLPGPLRKRWLLSERAGQGGSRPLAPHLLLTSMAKVYGSVFSLFVGSRPMIVLSDFEAVREALVSQAEVFSDRPSIPIVAMLTKKKGVVFAPYGPVWRQQRKFSHSTLRHFGLGKHSLEPKIIEELKYVKEEMLRYGKDPFNPFPIISNSVSNVICSMAFGRRFDYEDVEFKTMLSLMSRALEISVNSHVLLVNICPWLYYLPFGPFRELRQIEFDVTAFLKKIIAQHRDTLDRENPRDFIDMYLLQVEEERKSNSESSFNEDYLFFIIGDLFIAGTDTTANTLLWCLLYMSLHPEVQEKVHAEIEVVIGHDRAPSLTDKAHMSFTEATIMEVQRMTVVVPLSVPRMASATAVLQGYIIPKGSVIVPNLWSVHRDPNIWERPDDFQPTRFLDENGQLIKREMFIPFGIGKRVCMGEQLAKMELFLMFVNLMQNFTFLYPDNATKPAMEGRFGLTLAPYPFNIIALKR